aGCAGATAAACCTTTGCAATACCTAAAACTATTCCTCACCTATGTCAAAAAATTTTCTATGTGCATCAAATTATGATATGGGTTTTGTACTTGAGATGATAGAGAGATGATCGCTTGAGAGATAACACCAAATCCAGGGATGTATAGCTATGGAGCTGTGAGAAACACTGAAGTTAAGGGGACCAAAAACGTTGATTctaaaaaaacttgttttggaTATAACGTTagtgaaactcgattttcttaaaatcgagttcactttaaaaaaaaaatcccaatataattctataattttaaaattgagttacaaacacaaaaaataatttcatagaatattttttcaaattcccATGAAACTCGGTCTTAAGAATATCGAATTCAGCATTGAAAAAATTTCTgaggaactcaagttccaactggatttttttttttttttttgggaaaagcCACGGATGCTCGTCTAGCTTGGCAAAAACTTACCTAAAActcaaaaacattaaaattgaGTTACATTGAAGctcgattttttaaaaatcgagtttcaaaacaggggcacgGTGCTTAATAGTTTGAAAATAGGAGTATTGtgttggatattttaaaaataaacccATTTCCCCCatcttttttatacaaaaattttcCAATGCAACACAAGACTTCTTACTGTTTCAGAGTATGCTAAAGAAGCTAGACCTTGAGGTTTGGACAGTCATCGCTTGGTCTCTACTCTCTATTGGAATGCTTGTAACAAGTTCGATTTTGAAAACATTCAGCTACAACCGAATGCCATCCGTGATGGAGCTACTATATTTTCTGGAAGAGTACCAGCACTTCACAGCagctcaaaaaaaataaagacttaACAGAGTCCGTTTTTGTCAAGCGTGTATCTTTTACAACAACGTAATGTATTGTGTTTAGCTGGAGAAATTATAGCGTCCTCTAGTGGACCACGTTATTTATCCACTAttccacaaaaaaaattcacttgtttaaaattgctgagttagtaattaatttctgtttaaaattttttttctaactaacaattttaaacaggtgGAAGTTTTTTAATGGAATGGTGAACCACATCACTTATTTACCATgtggatcttataatttctcgTTTAGCTGCTAAGCCTGCTAGGCTCTTTCGTGAGCTATTCACTTTTTCGTCTGCTTGTTTGTCACTAGATCAGTTTTTATATACTTAGCTTCCTAacttttaacatttaaaaaaaaaaaaaaaaaaaaaagcctaaaatttaggaattttattttggcctgaaatttttaaaaaatataggaatTTAAAATCGAGTGCTTATACTCAGTTGACCAGATTCTTTAAACCTTTCTAAGACTTAATAAAGTGTGAGTGAACGTGTTTtgtgaccccaaaaaaaaaaaaatgattaaaccctggcaagaaaaacacttatattagattatttattttacactacatttcaataaaatattatttctttatcaatttttattactcTCCCAAATCATTTCTCCCTCCCTCAGTGTATATGAGTAAAGAAGTAAAAATGTAAtcccaaattaaaaactaaacattcaaatagtaaaatttgggattaaggACTAAAAGCTAAAGCAATGCTCATGACATTTTTGTCACCAGcacaaaaatgaaacaaatattaTGTTTGCTAAGCATATATTCGTGTCCATGACTTTGCCATgtcaaaacaaatataataacatCTTTGTTTTAAACAGAAGCTTCATATGCTAACAATTCTTCAGCAGCTTTCCAATGACAACATAAAACACTCACCACAAAAGggtcattttttataatttacatCATTTATGTCAAACCTGTAACCAAAATTATTCCTAAGCTTGAGGTTGAAATGCCTGTCTAAATCCCTAGGGCAGGAGTAACATATTAGCAAACTTAACTACCAAATCattcaactaggaaaaaaatgttacaatCAAGACTCAAGAGAGTACATCAATTTATCAATGACTTAACCATTGAAACAGAGGCAGAAAAATAGTGATTCAATCACTTGTAATATTTGAAGTGTGCACATTATCCTTGCACAGACCAGAAACAATCAGATTTGTAACTTAATGCTTTAAAAAAGAGCTAAAAGATTAATGGCATTGAAAAATCATAGATTTGAGTCAAAAATTTGACTTTGACTTCTGCTGTATACAAAAGTAAAGAGTATTCAATCATACCAAGTTCTCTATATCACTAGCCCACTTATCAACAATCTCACTAAACCCAGCCATCTTATATCATACAAAAtcatatatttcaataattccaTGATTTCCAGCATACTCTAACTAATTGAAGCAGTTGaaacatattttataaaaaagcaTAAGATCAATCAACTATGGCTGCAAAGAATATAAAGCCTTCTATATGATATCGTGAGATATAAAATCAGCCTTATTTATTGCTTACCACCGATAAATCAACTTTCTGCATGCAGAAATtaaaccccctttttttttggtggggactGAAAGAAAAGAGATTAAGCTCATCAAATTTTTCATGAGGGCAATCAGATGTGATAAGATTATGTTGGCTAAGCATGTATGCAGCACCATGAAATTGCCATCTTTGAGGATGTGAACAATGTTATTGACACAAATATCAATTCGGCATAATAGCCATaatctccttaaaaaaaaattcttaataaatTAGTACCTCTGATGTTCATGTCATAAAAAATAAGagggaagaaagaaacaacataATAAGAGCTCAGATTCAAATTGCATATTTGATACCAAAATACTTGCCATTGAACTTCACAAAAAATAGCCACCTTACTATAAACCTCAACAGACTAATCTTTGTATTCAGATGACAAATTTACCCCATCAAGTAGAACCAAACTCTCTATGGAATTGGCTGCGTAACCAGCCCATCTAATATTTGATTCCGTTATAAGACTGTTCTGAAGTAGATTCTCAGGGTCAATTGATATCAGCCCCATGAAAATCATAATTAGCAATTCACCATTGTCTGTGCAGCCATGGAAATGATGAAACCAATTGATTGGTACACATTTTCTGGTCCAAGACTCTGCCACGCCATACTCCTTCATCACCCATATGTGGCACATAATGATCCCAGTAGCTAGACGGTTAGAGATAATAATATAAGCGAGCGATCCCTTGAACACTGTAAGATATGATTGGTATACATCTAAGAAATCCAGAGGCAGCATTATCTTATGGAATCTCTCATCATTAATGTCAAAGGATAAAATGAAACTGCAGTGTTTATGAGCTGCTATACAGTGCAGTGCTccgttaaaaaatatatatggtgAATGATAATAAAGACGTCCAGCGTTGGGGTCGGACAACTCGGCCGACACTACCTTCCTCCACGAATCCGTACTCAATGTGTAAACCTCAGCCTCAGTCAGTGGATCTGGCTCTCCAAGAGACCCTGGGAAACTCACAAGTCTAAGAATCTTGAAATCATTCTTTTGAGAATGATAAGCAAGTCCAAGGGTGGCACTATCAAAAGGGTCAGTCAAAAGAGCAGGAGCAAGCATCTTAAACTTTCTAATGCTTGGGTtccacaaatatatcatatgatCACCATTGTTTTCGTTACACCTATCAAGGCAGAAGATGCCATTACAGAAGCAATTCATGAAGGCATCACAAAAGGGAAAGGGGGTTATAAACCTGGAAATCTCAGTCACTGTGCGGTCCCTATTGTAAACAAGTGTACGCAATTCTTCGTGAAAAGAATAGCCCTCTGTTACAGGTGTATATAGCAGATAACCATTGTGactatttttattggataatgATTTGGCTTCGTTGAGCTTGAAGTGTGTGGCAATGAAAATGGGGTTTGTGATTGTAGAGTACCATGATTTAGAAACGCACCTGAATCGGATTAAGGATTTCACTGGTAGCCGAGTCAGTATGTCGAATACGGTGTCGTCGTCCAGAACACGCTCGGTCAATAATCTTAGCTTTTCCGTAGGTCGAGACATCGGTGGTACTTTTGGATCTTTGGTATAGGTTTGCGGCTGCCAGAAGGTAAAGTAAGGGGAGCCAAGTTAATAGACTATTTTCagtgtgtttggttgaaaaagaaaatgcttcctttttagtttttacatgtTTGGAAAGACCGAGGggagtgaaaaagaaaagaatataatatatttaaaggtcatttaatttagatatatatttttccttgaatactccaaataaaaattgaaattttaaaggtCATTTGTGGTGACCTCCAAAAATTGCAACATTTTTACTTGCCTTTTTCCTCATTTCTACCCATTTAGGGTTGATGAGAAAAGTGGGCCTTGGTGGATAATTAATCCCTCtactttctcattttctttcttataatgCCAACCAAAGAAGGAAAATTGTCATGTcagcacaattttttttttttttcctttccctttgTTTTCAAAcaaagcttaatttttttttactgtttgaGGTGTCACAAATCACTTATTAAAACAAtctaaacattcatttatttgatatttgaagtttataaatcacatttattatcatattagtaaaaattttatagcatgtttagtattttacaaaaaataaaataaagaaaaaataggatGAAAATTGGTGTAACTACTAgtataaaacaaattttaatataattagagcactttacaaatattttactaaataaaattaCCACCGCGCACCCTTGATGCAGTGGTTATTCCACAAGTATATATGCTTGTAGGGTGtgaggtgtggggggcaagggttgaagttcaagtctccaaaagtgagtttcatacatatatacacttaaattaggttatagtagaatttcaatcttgtataaataaataaaaactaaacaaaattaaaaacgcCTATCATCAGTCTCCACAATttatacttaaattttatttatgaataataTATAAGTGTATATCAACATGCcaaataattgtattttttattcatcttttGACTCACTTCTCTCTGCCACTTGGATTAACTGATGTTTGTATAGATAAATTGATGTTGGCGACCTTTGGATTGGCAAATGATGGAGATCAGTGATGCTCTTGATGCTATTGTTGTCAAGCGATAGTAGAAGGGTCAACCGACCCACccattatttaatatatatatttaaaatatattatttaattaataaattttttaaaataactagctcttcatatcttatataaaagccaattagttcacacaaaccctagtaaattactattgttgtttagtcattagtgttatTTGCCTTTAaagagttacattgatactaatcttaagatttttttaatatatttatatttatatttttttctacttaatttaataataatagtaataataataaatttgtccaaCCCAtaggttcaacccgacccaatcCGACCCATGtaggttgggttaggttggacttatgtgatgagCTAGgttgagttgaatttttttttatccaccatgatgggttgggttaaaAAATCCCCTTAACTAGACCCAACCTGACCCATGCATACCCCTAGTGCTTTGCAAAGAAGATGGTGGTGTTGCTATGAAAGGAAAGGTGgggaagagaaaaacaaatattaatatgtttagAGATcagaataatatttaaataaaatagagaaactAATATTAAGTCAGATGTAAGTGTGTGTGACTTTGAGTTtgttaaaagagaaaaagtgaaaattttattttctagaccgaataatttgactaaaattgCGTTAagactgatgtgaatgctctaataatATGATTGTGCCAAGAGTATTGATGgtcatatatacacacactccATTGATACTcctccaactattgaattaaaaaattaattaattaattaatattttttaaaaatcttgtaaagtaatttttttaccacttaTAATGtatgattgtattttttttttaaatagaaaatattttaaattttgtttcaaaattttatttgaaatagtaatttaaacttttttttactctGGTAATAGGGCTTCATATAGAGTAGAATATGAGAATTAAATATCTTGGTTAGTCAGTTAAGCTATAAGGCTTGATATGCATAATAATTTTAGCTTACCTATGATATGATGAAGACTCTAATAACTAATTTATTTACActataagaaataaagatgtATTTTGACAAGTTTTTCTAATTTGAACTGTACATAATCAATTGTAAAAAAGGATTATCTTTGTTTGTCATTCTAAGGATCCTTACTAGTAATTTCATACTAAATTGTGTAGAATTCTATGAATttacaaaggaaaaaattattataagtcTCCCAACCTAATATGGCAATCAGGAATTTGTTTCGCCATTGAAATAGAGTTTCAACGAAAGAAGCTCTGTTCCTATTTGGTCTGGTAGGTTAAAGGAGAAGGAGGAAGTCTCtcaatctcttttttattattattattatttttattatcttatcTTATATATAGGGATGCTGTTGTGCTTTTAGCAATGCTGGTCCTATCAAAAGCTTCGAGCTCAAAATATGCCTTCAACAGATAGTAATACAAAGAAACTCAATTTCATCCTCATGACAAGGAACTTCAGAGAAATGCTATGGACAACAGCGAGATATATAAAGTATCTCTATGTCACTACTGTATAGCACAAACCATACTATCTCCATCTTTAATATTTTGGAATCTTATTAAAAAGCAAGTTATAAGCTTAACAAGTAATTGGATCTATTTAAGAGTAgtcaacaaattaataaaaaaatggtaattgGATCTATTTAGATGCCCAACCTTCTCGTTCAAAATATTTATCTTGCAGTTCAAAGATATATAAAACTCTGGAGCAAGCAATAAGATGGAATGGTATAAGAAAGAAACACTAGAGTAATTAGCttcaatattttctttgataCAAGAAAACTTGTGTAAGGACATCAGTGGC
The DNA window shown above is from Quercus lobata isolate SW786 chromosome 7, ValleyOak3.0 Primary Assembly, whole genome shotgun sequence and carries:
- the LOC115953814 gene encoding F-box/kelch-repeat protein At3g06240-like, translated to MSRPTEKLRLLTERVLDDDTVFDILTRLPVKSLIRFRCVSKSWYSTITNPIFIATHFKLNEAKSLSNKNSHNGYLLYTPVTEGYSFHEELRTLVYNRDRTVTEISRFITPFPFCDAFMNCFCNGIFCLDRCNENNGDHMIYLWNPSIRKFKMLAPALLTDPFDSATLGLAYHSQKNDFKILRLVSFPGSLGEPDPLTEAEVYTLSTDSWRKVVSAELSDPNAGRLYYHSPYIFFNGALHCIAAHKHCSFILSFDINDERFHKIMLPLDFLDVYQSYLTVFKGSLAYIIISNRLATGIIMCHIWVMKEYGVAESWTRKCVPINWFHHFHGCTDNGELLIMIFMGLISIDPENLLQNSLITESNIRWAGYAANSIESLVLLDGVNLSSEYKD